A portion of the Rhodococcus pseudokoreensis genome contains these proteins:
- a CDS encoding MaoC family dehydratase produces MTITQTYVGGPYFDELEVGQAFDTAPAVTLTSGLAAAHQAILGDRLRLPLDAHLSRAVTGSAEAVANPGLVTDVAIGQSTLATHHVKANLFYRGLRFHHFPHLGDTLYTRTEVVGLRENSAKPGRKPTGLAALRMTSTDQDGRTVLDFYRCAMLPLSENPDEDRVRKSDDLSAIGPQSEQSFAAPEGWDLARYRDKVPGQHFSADLAGSVLRSSGDVVSSAPELARLTLNIAATHHDERVGADGRLVYGGHTIGIALGQATRALPNLVTVLGWKSCDHTGPVHEGDTLTSELEIESAEELPGGGGVLHLRSLVFAHNATASDVPVLDWRFTALMA; encoded by the coding sequence GTGACGATCACGCAGACTTATGTCGGTGGACCGTACTTCGACGAACTCGAGGTCGGGCAGGCATTCGACACCGCCCCCGCCGTCACCCTCACCAGCGGTCTCGCCGCCGCCCATCAGGCCATCCTCGGTGACCGCCTGCGGCTGCCCCTCGACGCGCACCTGTCCCGGGCCGTCACCGGGTCCGCGGAGGCAGTCGCGAACCCCGGCCTCGTCACCGACGTCGCCATCGGACAATCCACGCTGGCTACCCACCACGTGAAGGCCAACCTGTTCTACCGCGGCCTCCGTTTCCACCACTTCCCCCATCTCGGCGACACGCTCTACACGCGCACCGAAGTGGTGGGACTGCGGGAGAACTCGGCGAAACCGGGGCGCAAACCCACCGGGCTGGCGGCACTGCGGATGACGTCCACCGACCAGGACGGCCGCACCGTCCTCGATTTCTACCGCTGCGCGATGCTCCCGTTGAGCGAGAACCCCGACGAGGACCGCGTCCGTAAGTCCGACGACCTGTCCGCGATCGGGCCGCAGTCCGAGCAGTCGTTCGCCGCCCCCGAGGGCTGGGACCTCGCCCGCTACCGCGACAAGGTTCCCGGACAGCACTTCTCGGCCGACCTCGCCGGATCCGTGCTGCGGAGCAGCGGCGACGTGGTCTCGAGCGCCCCCGAACTGGCGCGCCTCACCCTCAACATCGCGGCCACCCACCACGACGAACGGGTCGGCGCCGACGGACGACTCGTCTACGGCGGGCACACCATCGGCATCGCGCTCGGGCAGGCCACGCGCGCCCTGCCGAATCTCGTCACCGTCCTGGGCTGGAAGTCCTGCGACCACACCGGTCCCGTCCACGAAGGCGACACCCTCACCAGCGAACTCGAAATCGAGAGCGCCGAGGAGTTGCCCGGCGGCGGCGGAGTACTGCATCTGCGTTCACTGGTGTTCGCGCACAACGCCACAGCGTCCGACGTCCCCGTCCTCGACTGGCGCTTTACCGCCCTCATGGCCTGA
- a CDS encoding HpcH/HpaI aldolase/citrate lyase family protein: MQTLTRRRAVLVAPGSDERKAVKALRSTADEVVLDLEDAVASARKAEARDLVRRLVLESDGSRAVAVRINALTTPWAEDDLALCASLGAALTSIVVPKVETAQDLVRADQALAGTGIGLQALVETPVGVQNIADITRAVDRLESVIIGYADLGAALGRSRSALPEHWLAIQDGILVAARAAGIQAIDGPFLGIADDDAFRHSAAWTSALGFDGKWVIHPAQVESAATAFTPTDTAVEDARRVIDALAAAEAAGAGAAQLDGQMLDEAVAVAARRVLAQVGAQ; this comes from the coding sequence GTGCAGACCCTCACCCGCAGGCGCGCCGTTCTGGTGGCCCCCGGATCCGACGAGCGCAAAGCCGTCAAGGCGCTCCGGTCGACTGCCGACGAGGTGGTCCTCGACCTCGAAGACGCCGTCGCCTCCGCCAGGAAGGCCGAGGCCCGCGACCTCGTGCGTCGCCTCGTGCTCGAATCGGACGGCTCCCGGGCCGTCGCGGTCCGCATCAACGCGCTGACCACGCCGTGGGCCGAGGACGACCTCGCCCTGTGCGCCTCCCTCGGCGCCGCGCTCACGAGCATCGTGGTTCCCAAGGTGGAGACGGCGCAGGATCTGGTCCGCGCCGATCAGGCGCTCGCCGGTACCGGCATCGGGTTGCAAGCTCTCGTCGAAACCCCGGTCGGCGTGCAGAACATCGCCGACATCACCCGCGCCGTCGACCGGCTCGAGTCCGTCATCATCGGCTACGCGGATCTCGGGGCTGCCCTGGGCCGGTCCCGCTCCGCCCTCCCCGAGCACTGGCTCGCGATCCAGGACGGCATCCTCGTCGCCGCCCGCGCCGCCGGAATCCAGGCGATCGACGGCCCGTTCCTCGGCATCGCCGACGACGACGCCTTCCGCCACTCGGCCGCATGGACCAGCGCGCTCGGCTTCGACGGAAAATGGGTCATCCATCCCGCCCAGGTCGAGTCGGCTGCCACGGCCTTCACCCCCACCGACACCGCGGTCGAGGACGCACGACGCGTCATCGACGCACTCGCCGCCGCCGAGGCCGCGGGCGCCGGGGCGGCGCAACTCGACGGGCAGATGCTCGACGAGGCCGTCGCAGTCGCGGCACGCCGCGTTCTCGCCCAGGTAGGTGCACAGTGA